The Desulfuromonas versatilis genome has a segment encoding these proteins:
- the tilS gene encoding tRNA lysidine(34) synthetase TilS: MQDDLLSDLEKLSLFHPGDRVLVAVSGGADSVVLLHLLLELSRRVPLVLQAAHLDHGMRPESAQDAAFVGRLCQKWGVALASGSEDVPALARQAGGGLEDAARQARRRFLCETAERSGCGWIALGQHRDDQAETFLHRLLRGSGTGGLAAMRQQSPPFVRPLLHFERSRLRAYLRQREIPFVEDPSNADPRFTRNRIRHDLLPRLREFNPRIEEQLADLCASLALEEDFWRRQEEPALAALAMEVDGGLALDHGGLLELHPALRPRVLRGAIARVRGGLTGISRRHIEALDGLLLGDAPQAEAHLPGLWAGRRYDRLLLRRQPPAIEEDFSLQISGPGVYLLPQGRVMTVSIETDARGEGPLAVEFAADRVGFPLVVRNFRPGDRFRPAGGRGEKKLKDFYIDAKLERERRAALPLVVGREVLWVVGIRRCDGMRPEPGGGKVLRMVVTQQNLTRIGL, encoded by the coding sequence ATGCAGGATGATCTGCTCAGCGACCTCGAAAAGCTCAGTCTGTTTCACCCCGGCGACCGGGTGCTGGTGGCTGTCTCCGGCGGCGCCGACTCGGTAGTTCTGCTGCACCTGCTGCTCGAGCTTTCCCGACGGGTCCCCCTGGTGCTCCAGGCGGCCCACCTTGATCACGGGATGCGGCCGGAGAGCGCGCAGGACGCCGCCTTCGTTGGACGGCTTTGCCAGAAATGGGGGGTGGCACTTGCCTCGGGCAGTGAGGATGTCCCGGCCCTCGCCCGGCAGGCGGGGGGCGGGCTCGAGGATGCGGCGCGCCAGGCCCGGCGGCGTTTTCTATGCGAGACGGCAGAGCGCAGCGGTTGCGGGTGGATCGCCCTGGGGCAGCACCGGGATGACCAGGCCGAGACCTTCCTGCACCGGCTGCTCAGGGGCTCCGGGACCGGCGGATTGGCCGCCATGCGTCAGCAATCCCCCCCCTTCGTCCGTCCCCTGCTGCATTTCGAGCGCAGCCGGCTGCGCGCCTATCTTCGCCAGAGGGAGATCCCCTTTGTCGAGGACCCAAGCAATGCCGACCCGCGGTTTACCCGCAACCGGATTCGTCATGACCTGCTGCCCCGGCTGCGGGAGTTCAACCCCCGCATCGAGGAGCAACTGGCCGACCTCTGCGCCAGTCTCGCCCTGGAGGAAGATTTCTGGCGTCGGCAGGAGGAGCCGGCGCTGGCCGCTCTCGCGATGGAGGTAGACGGCGGGCTGGCCCTGGACCATGGGGGCCTGCTCGAGCTGCACCCCGCCCTGAGGCCGCGGGTGCTGCGCGGGGCCATCGCCAGGGTGCGCGGGGGCCTGACGGGGATTTCCAGGCGCCACATCGAGGCGCTCGACGGTCTGCTGCTGGGCGATGCCCCCCAGGCCGAGGCACATCTCCCCGGGCTGTGGGCCGGGCGCCGTTATGACCGTTTGCTGCTTCGTCGGCAGCCGCCCGCCATCGAGGAGGATTTTTCCCTGCAGATCAGCGGGCCCGGAGTCTACCTGCTCCCCCAGGGGCGGGTCATGACCGTGAGTATCGAAACCGACGCCCGGGGGGAGGGGCCTTTGGCGGTTGAGTTCGCCGCAGACCGGGTGGGGTTCCCGCTGGTGGTGCGCAATTTCCGTCCCGGAGACCGGTTTCGCCCGGCGGGGGGACGGGGAGAGAAGAAGCTGAAGGACTTTTACATCGACGCCAAGCTCGAGCGGGAGCGGCGGGCCGCGCTGCCGCTGGTGGTCGGCCGCGAGGTCCTTTGGGTGGTGGGGATCAGGCGTTGTGACGGCATGCGGCCCGAACCGGGCGGCGGGAAGGTCCTGCGGATGGTCGTAACCCAGCAGAATTTGACGAGAATTGGGTTGTGA
- the ftsH gene encoding ATP-dependent zinc metalloprotease FtsH yields the protein MNQFYKNLALWLVISLVMILLFNMMTQKERDHKPISYTAFLEAVERGDVREVTVQGSNIDGKYKDDTMFKTFAPDDPGLIAELRGKGVAIQAKPAEDRSFWFTLLVSWGPILLLIGVWIFFMRQMQSGGGKAMSFGKSKAKLLSETQGQVTFNDVAGIDEAKEELEEIVSFLKDPKKFSRLGGHIPKGVLLVGSPGTGKTLLARAIAGEAGVPFFSISGSDFVEMFVGVGASRVRDLFVQGKKNAPCIIFIDEIDAVGRHRGAGLGGGHDEREQTLNQLLVEMDGFESNEGVILIAATNRPDVLDPALLRPGRFDRQVVVPRPDIKGRTKILKVHARKVPLAENVDLEVVAKGTPGFSGADLANLVNEAALLAARANKDKVDMDDLEAAKDKVMMGAERRSMVITEKEKKVTAYHEAGHALVALMIPGADPVHKVSIIPRGRAMGVTMYLPEEEKYNETKEGLETIICTLMGGRVAEEITFRSITSGASNDIERATNIARRMVCEWGMSEKLGPLAFGEKEGEVFLGRDMGHVKNYSEATAIEIDNEIRRLVQQNYDRTKGILEKNKDHLGAIAEALLERETLDGAEIRQMVFGAAGADAPAGKGETVSPSAGPCIEESAPLES from the coding sequence GTGAACCAGTTCTATAAAAACCTGGCTCTCTGGCTGGTCATCTCGCTGGTGATGATTCTGCTTTTCAACATGATGACCCAGAAAGAGCGGGACCATAAGCCGATCAGCTATACGGCGTTTCTCGAGGCTGTCGAGCGCGGGGATGTGCGGGAAGTCACCGTGCAGGGGTCCAACATCGATGGCAAGTACAAAGACGACACCATGTTCAAAACCTTTGCTCCCGATGATCCCGGCCTGATCGCCGAACTGCGGGGCAAGGGGGTGGCCATCCAGGCCAAACCTGCCGAGGATCGCAGCTTCTGGTTCACCCTGCTGGTTTCCTGGGGGCCGATCCTGCTGTTGATCGGGGTCTGGATCTTCTTCATGCGCCAGATGCAGTCCGGCGGCGGCAAGGCCATGAGCTTCGGCAAGAGCAAGGCCAAGCTGCTCTCCGAAACCCAGGGGCAGGTCACCTTCAACGACGTGGCCGGCATCGACGAGGCCAAGGAGGAACTCGAGGAGATCGTCTCCTTCCTCAAGGATCCCAAGAAATTCTCCCGGCTCGGCGGGCATATTCCCAAGGGGGTGCTGCTGGTCGGCTCTCCCGGTACCGGCAAAACCCTGCTGGCGCGCGCCATCGCCGGCGAGGCCGGGGTGCCGTTCTTCTCCATCTCCGGTTCCGACTTCGTCGAGATGTTCGTCGGGGTCGGTGCCAGCCGCGTGCGCGACCTGTTCGTGCAGGGCAAGAAGAACGCTCCCTGCATCATCTTCATCGATGAGATCGACGCTGTCGGCCGCCACCGAGGCGCCGGCCTGGGCGGCGGCCACGACGAGCGCGAGCAGACCCTCAATCAGCTGCTGGTGGAGATGGACGGCTTCGAATCCAACGAAGGGGTCATTTTGATCGCCGCCACCAACCGCCCCGACGTGCTTGATCCGGCGCTGCTGCGCCCCGGGCGTTTCGACCGCCAGGTGGTGGTGCCCCGCCCCGACATCAAGGGGCGCACCAAGATCCTCAAGGTTCATGCCCGCAAGGTACCCCTGGCCGAGAACGTCGACCTCGAGGTGGTGGCCAAGGGGACGCCAGGCTTCTCCGGCGCCGACCTGGCCAACCTGGTCAACGAGGCCGCCCTGCTGGCGGCCCGGGCCAACAAGGACAAGGTCGACATGGACGACCTCGAGGCGGCCAAGGACAAGGTTATGATGGGCGCCGAGCGCCGTTCCATGGTGATCACCGAAAAGGAGAAGAAGGTGACCGCCTACCACGAGGCGGGCCATGCGCTGGTTGCCCTGATGATCCCCGGCGCCGACCCCGTGCACAAGGTCTCCATCATCCCCCGGGGCCGGGCCATGGGCGTGACCATGTACCTGCCCGAGGAGGAAAAGTACAACGAGACCAAGGAGGGGCTGGAGACCATCATCTGCACCCTGATGGGCGGCCGGGTGGCCGAGGAGATCACCTTCCGCAGCATCACCAGCGGCGCCAGCAACGATATCGAGCGGGCCACCAACATCGCCCGGCGCATGGTCTGCGAATGGGGGATGAGCGAGAAACTCGGGCCGCTGGCCTTCGGCGAGAAAGAGGGCGAGGTCTTCCTCGGGCGCGACATGGGGCACGTGAAAAACTACAGCGAGGCCACCGCCATCGAGATCGACAACGAGATCCGGCGCCTGGTGCAGCAAAACTACGACCGCACCAAGGGGATCCTGGAAAAAAACAAGGACCACCTGGGGGCCATTGCCGAGGCCCTGCTGGAGAGGGAAACCCTTGACGGCGCAGAGATCCGCCAGATGGTGTTTGGTGCCGCGGGTGCCGATGCCCCCGCGGGGAAGGGCGAAACCGTGTCGCCTTCAGCCGGCCCCTGCATCGAGGAGTCGGCTCCCCTGGAGAGCTAA
- the folP gene encoding dihydropteroate synthase — MAHPPRLLWVESEIDIRRELLAVGMDAGGADRLAREAGSRMLKLSGVPCEALASLKEEFAALGGRMGAARGGMVCAVAESDVILSGSLACLGDFSRKLASGNPALADIGARIGSLLEVLEHPPRVLRGRTCQLELNRPLIMGILNVTPDSFSDGGAFNSVERALQRARELAAEGADLIDVGGESTRPGAARVADDVEISRVVPVIRALRDELDLPLSVDTRKSRVAEEALAAGAEFINDISGLEHDPRMVKVAAAQGAGLFLMHARGEPETMQRDTRYGDLVGEILGSLRRSLDTALGEGIAPSRLAVDPGIGFGKSAEGNLEILRRLNEFRCLGRPILLGTSRKSFIGKVLGQSDPQGRLHGSNATVALGVARGAQIFRVHDVGPAREAALMAWAICHGAR; from the coding sequence ATGGCACACCCGCCCCGCCTACTCTGGGTCGAAAGCGAAATCGATATCCGCCGTGAGCTGCTGGCGGTGGGCATGGACGCCGGCGGGGCGGATCGGCTGGCGCGCGAGGCCGGCAGTCGCATGCTCAAGCTCAGCGGGGTCCCCTGCGAGGCTCTTGCCTCCCTGAAGGAGGAATTCGCCGCCCTGGGGGGGCGGATGGGGGCCGCCCGGGGCGGTATGGTCTGTGCCGTGGCCGAAAGCGACGTGATCCTGTCGGGCTCCCTGGCCTGCCTGGGCGATTTCAGCAGGAAATTGGCCAGCGGCAATCCTGCCCTGGCCGACATCGGGGCGCGGATCGGCAGTCTGCTCGAGGTGCTTGAACATCCGCCCAGAGTCCTTAGGGGGCGCACCTGCCAGCTTGAGCTGAATCGGCCGCTGATCATGGGGATCTTGAATGTCACTCCGGATTCGTTTTCCGACGGGGGCGCCTTCAATTCCGTGGAGCGGGCGCTGCAGCGGGCGCGGGAGCTAGCTGCCGAAGGAGCCGACCTGATCGACGTGGGCGGGGAGAGCACCCGTCCCGGCGCGGCCCGGGTCGCCGACGACGTGGAGATCTCCCGGGTGGTCCCGGTGATCCGGGCGCTGCGGGACGAACTCGATCTGCCCCTCTCGGTGGACACCCGCAAGAGCCGGGTGGCCGAGGAGGCCCTGGCCGCCGGCGCGGAGTTTATCAACGACATCAGCGGGCTGGAACACGACCCCAGGATGGTGAAGGTTGCAGCCGCACAGGGGGCCGGGCTGTTTCTGATGCACGCCCGGGGCGAGCCCGAAACCATGCAGCGGGACACCCGCTATGGCGACCTGGTCGGGGAGATCCTCGGCAGTCTGCGCCGCTCTCTGGATACCGCTCTGGGCGAGGGGATCGCACCATCCCGCCTGGCGGTCGACCCGGGGATCGGGTTCGGCAAGAGCGCCGAGGGAAACCTGGAAATTCTGCGGCGGCTGAACGAATTTCGCTGCCTGGGCCGCCCCATTCTGCTGGGGACCTCGCGCAAGAGTTTTATCGGCAAGGTGCTTGGGCAGTCCGATCCCCAGGGGCGCCTGCACGGCTCCAATGCCACCGTGGCCCTGGGCGTGGCCCGTGGTGCCCAGATCTTCAGGGTGCATGATGTCGGCCCCGCCCGCGAGGCGGCCCTGATGGCCTGGGCGATCTGTCATGGAGCCCGATAA
- the cdaA gene encoding diadenylate cyclase CdaA: MLDFLKNFRWLLDLLDIGLVAFIIYRIILLIKGTRAVQMLLGLAVILIVYVASQLGGLYTLHWLLDNFLSSIILVIVVLFQNDIRRALIHVGRNPFFADLSYKEETEVMEELVKACVSMANKRIGALIVIERETGLKDFLEVGVEIDAKVSSDLITSIFLPFSPIHDGALVIQQGRLKRAGCFLPLSQNPDISKTLGTRHRAAIGLTELVDAVAIVVSEETGKISVVVGGRITRDLDSTSLKRVLKRLLEPRLSKKKK; encoded by the coding sequence ATGCTCGATTTTCTAAAAAATTTCAGGTGGTTGCTCGACCTCCTCGATATCGGGCTCGTCGCCTTCATCATTTATCGGATCATCTTGCTGATCAAGGGGACCCGGGCGGTGCAGATGCTGCTTGGCCTTGCGGTCATCCTGATCGTCTATGTGGCCTCGCAGCTGGGCGGACTCTATACGCTGCACTGGCTGCTCGACAATTTCCTCTCCTCGATCATCCTGGTCATTGTCGTGCTGTTCCAGAACGACATCCGCCGGGCCCTCATCCATGTGGGACGCAATCCGTTCTTCGCCGATCTCTCCTACAAGGAGGAGACCGAGGTCATGGAAGAACTGGTCAAGGCCTGCGTCAGCATGGCCAACAAGCGTATCGGCGCCCTGATCGTCATCGAGCGGGAGACCGGCCTGAAGGATTTTCTCGAGGTCGGCGTGGAGATCGACGCCAAGGTCTCTTCCGATCTGATCACTTCGATCTTCTTGCCCTTTTCGCCGATCCATGACGGTGCCCTGGTCATTCAACAGGGGCGGCTCAAGCGCGCCGGCTGCTTTTTGCCCCTGTCCCAGAACCCCGACATCAGCAAGACCCTCGGCACCCGGCATCGGGCCGCCATCGGCCTGACCGAACTGGTGGATGCGGTGGCCATCGTCGTTTCCGAGGAGACCGGCAAGATTTCCGTGGTGGTCGGCGGGCGGATCACCCGCGATCTTGACTCCACCTCGTTGAAGCGGGTGCTCAAGCGCCTGCTGGAACCCCGGCTGAGCAAAAAGAAAAAGTAG
- a CDS encoding CdaR family protein, translated as MFKTLTENWVAKLLSFIFAVILWFFVMGEQKLEVGYAVPLELRNMPSGMMVANEVPSLVDVRISGPRTLLVNLRPSDISLAVDLKDLQPGLTSFKRLEERLNIPSALKVTRLSPSFVDVKLERIQEKKVPVRVELSGLPAEGFQVGAVKANPVQVLVQGAESELKNVSEVVTEPVDLEGVKQSFTMIVPINYRGKYTNLKDQKTVDVGVAIEEMPQPEAETNSGSSQQ; from the coding sequence ATGTTCAAGACGCTGACGGAAAACTGGGTCGCAAAACTGCTCTCCTTCATCTTTGCGGTGATCCTCTGGTTCTTTGTGATGGGAGAGCAGAAGCTCGAGGTCGGCTATGCGGTCCCCCTGGAGTTGAGGAACATGCCCTCGGGGATGATGGTGGCCAACGAAGTGCCCAGCCTGGTGGATGTGCGGATCAGCGGTCCGCGCACCCTGCTGGTGAATCTGCGTCCATCAGACATCAGCCTCGCTGTCGATCTCAAGGACCTGCAACCGGGGCTGACCTCCTTCAAGCGCCTCGAGGAGCGGCTCAATATCCCCAGTGCCCTCAAGGTGACCCGGCTTTCCCCTTCCTTCGTCGACGTGAAACTGGAGCGCATCCAGGAGAAGAAGGTGCCCGTCCGTGTCGAGCTCTCGGGCCTGCCGGCGGAAGGCTTCCAGGTGGGCGCGGTCAAGGCCAATCCCGTCCAGGTCCTGGTGCAGGGAGCGGAAAGCGAGCTGAAAAACGTCAGCGAGGTGGTCACCGAGCCGGTCGATCTCGAGGGGGTCAAGCAGAGCTTTACCATGATCGTCCCCATCAACTACCGGGGAAAGTACACCAACCTCAAAGACCAGAAAACCGTCGACGTCGGGGTCGCCATCGAAGAAATGCCCCAACCCGAGGCGGAAACCAACTCCGGGAGCAGTCAGCAATGA
- the glmM gene encoding phosphoglucosamine mutase → MKKKLFGTDGVRGVANIYPMTTEMALQLGRTAAYLCKKGDKRHRIVIGKDTRLSGYMLENALVAGICSMGVDVLLVGPLPTPGIAFITASMRADAGVVISASHNPYQDNGIKFFSRDGFKLPDEVEYKMEELIFSKKIDSLRPIASEVGKAFRIDDAQGRYVVFLKNSFPRDLDLNGLKIVLDCANGAAYKVAPAVLTELGAEVIPIGVSPNGTNINAGSGSLHPQVIAEAVQQHRAHLGIALDGDADRVIFVDEFGNQVDGDHIMAICATDLLAKGQLNKKTLVATVMSNMGLDIAIKKAGGQVVKTAVGDRYVVEEMLKHGYNLGGEQSGHMIFLDHNTTGDGMISALQVLAIMQRTGKPLSELAEVMIALPQVLLNVRVEKRRELEEVPAVQKAIADAEQKLGETGRVLIRYSGTEPLLRIMLEGQDKYQITEMAHNIGEAIEQHLGGKREAK, encoded by the coding sequence ATGAAGAAAAAACTGTTCGGCACCGACGGTGTCCGCGGTGTCGCCAATATCTACCCCATGACCACCGAGATGGCCCTGCAACTCGGGCGCACCGCGGCCTACCTGTGCAAAAAGGGCGACAAGCGCCATCGCATCGTGATCGGCAAGGACACCAGGCTCTCCGGCTACATGCTGGAAAACGCCCTGGTGGCCGGGATCTGCTCCATGGGGGTCGACGTGCTGCTGGTCGGTCCGCTGCCGACCCCGGGGATCGCCTTCATCACCGCCTCGATGCGCGCCGACGCCGGGGTGGTGATCTCCGCCTCACACAACCCCTACCAGGACAACGGCATCAAATTTTTCTCCCGCGACGGCTTCAAGCTGCCCGACGAGGTGGAGTACAAGATGGAGGAGCTGATTTTCTCCAAGAAGATCGACTCGCTGCGCCCCATCGCCTCGGAGGTCGGCAAGGCCTTCCGCATCGACGACGCCCAGGGGCGCTACGTGGTCTTTCTGAAAAACTCCTTCCCCAGGGACCTCGACCTGAACGGGCTCAAGATCGTGCTGGACTGCGCCAACGGCGCGGCCTACAAGGTCGCCCCCGCGGTGCTCACCGAGCTGGGCGCCGAGGTCATCCCCATCGGCGTTTCGCCCAACGGCACCAATATCAACGCCGGCAGCGGTTCGCTTCACCCGCAGGTGATCGCCGAGGCGGTGCAGCAGCACCGCGCCCACCTGGGCATTGCCCTCGACGGTGACGCCGACCGGGTGATCTTCGTCGACGAATTCGGCAACCAGGTCGACGGCGACCACATCATGGCGATCTGCGCCACCGACCTGCTGGCCAAGGGGCAGCTCAATAAAAAGACCCTGGTGGCGACGGTGATGAGCAATATGGGCCTCGACATCGCCATCAAGAAGGCCGGCGGCCAGGTGGTCAAGACCGCCGTGGGCGATCGCTACGTGGTCGAGGAGATGCTCAAGCACGGCTACAACCTCGGCGGCGAGCAGTCCGGGCATATGATTTTCCTCGACCACAACACCACCGGCGACGGCATGATCAGCGCCCTGCAGGTGCTGGCGATCATGCAGCGCACCGGCAAGCCCCTGTCGGAACTGGCCGAGGTGATGATCGCCCTGCCCCAGGTGCTGCTCAATGTACGCGTCGAAAAGCGCCGGGAGCTCGAGGAGGTTCCCGCGGTGCAGAAAGCGATCGCCGACGCCGAGCAGAAGCTGGGGGAAACCGGCCGGGTGCTGATCCGCTATTCGGGGACCGAGCCGCTGCTGCGCATCATGCTCGAGGGGCAGGACAAGTACCAGATCACCGAAATGGCACACAACATCGGCGAGGCCATCGAGCAGCACCTCGGCGGCAAGCGGGAGGCTAAGTGA
- a CDS encoding pyridoxine 5'-phosphate synthase has protein sequence MARLGVNVDHVATVRQARGTSEPDPVTAAALAELAGAEGITVHLREDRRHIQDRDVELLARTVKTRLNLEMAATDEMVEIALRVKPHCVCLVPEKRQELTTEGGLDVLGNRDLLTRQVGRLVQGGICVSLFVDPDRAQIEAARQVGADYIEIHTGTYCEAAGPVARQLELDKIEAAIQAGHQLGLGVNAGHGLDYRNIAPVLALGGVEEFNIGHSIISRAVLVGLERAVREMVTLVKGG, from the coding sequence ATGGCCAGGCTGGGAGTCAACGTCGATCATGTCGCCACGGTGCGCCAGGCCCGGGGCACCAGCGAGCCCGACCCGGTGACCGCCGCCGCCCTGGCCGAACTGGCCGGCGCCGAAGGGATCACCGTGCATCTGCGCGAGGATCGCCGCCATATCCAGGATCGCGACGTGGAGCTGCTGGCCCGCACGGTCAAAACCCGGCTCAATCTGGAGATGGCCGCCACCGACGAAATGGTGGAGATCGCCCTGCGCGTCAAGCCGCATTGCGTCTGCCTGGTGCCCGAGAAGCGCCAGGAGCTGACCACCGAGGGGGGGCTCGATGTGCTGGGTAACCGCGATCTGCTCACCCGCCAGGTGGGCCGGCTGGTGCAGGGGGGGATCTGCGTCAGCCTGTTCGTCGATCCCGACCGGGCGCAGATCGAGGCCGCCCGGCAGGTCGGCGCCGACTACATCGAGATTCATACTGGCACTTACTGTGAAGCCGCCGGCCCTGTCGCCCGCCAGCTCGAACTGGACAAGATCGAGGCCGCCATCCAGGCCGGTCACCAGTTGGGGCTGGGGGTCAACGCCGGCCACGGCCTCGACTACCGCAACATCGCCCCGGTGCTGGCGCTGGGCGGGGTGGAGGAGTTCAACATCGGCCACAGCATCATCTCCCGCGCCGTCCTGGTCGGCCTGGAGCGGGCGGTGCGCGAGATGGTTACCCTGGTCAAGGGGGGCTGA
- the acpS gene encoding holo-ACP synthase codes for MAGIGIDLARVERFRRFLAEGKAGVIDRIFTAGEKAYSLGKKDPAPHLAVRFAAKEAFLKALGLGLREGISWQDMEVVRDELGAPSLRLTGRAAEIFAERGLSALHLSYSHDGDYGVANVVLEKP; via the coding sequence GTGGCGGGGATCGGCATCGACCTGGCCCGTGTCGAGCGTTTTCGCAGGTTTCTCGCCGAGGGGAAGGCCGGGGTGATCGACCGGATCTTTACCGCGGGGGAGAAGGCCTACTCTTTGGGCAAGAAAGACCCGGCGCCCCATTTGGCGGTGCGCTTCGCGGCCAAGGAGGCCTTCCTCAAGGCCCTCGGCCTGGGGCTGCGCGAGGGAATCAGCTGGCAGGACATGGAGGTGGTCCGTGACGAGCTGGGCGCCCCCTCGCTGCGTCTTACCGGGCGGGCCGCGGAGATCTTCGCCGAGCGTGGGCTGAGCGCCCTCCATCTGTCCTACAGCCACGACGGCGATTACGGCGTGGCCAACGTGGTGCTGGAGAAGCCATGA
- a CDS encoding NAD(P)H-hydrate dehydratase: MKLLTAEEVRELDRQTIEQVGIPGAVLMENAGRQAVAHLLRRFGSLRPGPVLVLAGKGNNGGDGYVIARCLLDLGWRVRTLVLGERQAIGGDAGINLEVLLKLGGAVEFAADAAALAEALQRQEPPALIVDALLGTGLSSQVGGLYARAVDWINASGARVLAVDVPSGVDATTGRILGKAVRADLTVTFAAAKVGLAVYPAAERVGELAVAEIGIPAALSRALPDRHLLVEAGEAAALLPARPAAGHKGTFGHLLVVAGSTGKSGAAAMTAEGALRAGAGLVTVGCPRSIHPTLEVKLTEAMTAPLDEVDGGLSLQAQEQVRELWAGKQVLAIGPGLGLADETRALVRHLVRECPLPVVLDADGLNSLEGKPAILNQRTAGTAVLTPHPGEMARLTGLSIAEVEADRLGVARRFATAYGAVLVLKGARTVIALPDGRLRINASGNPGLATGGMGDVLTGLIAGLIAQGSPAEEAAVLGVFLHGLAADRLRKTLGEAGMTASDLLRELPAARRELTQQGECNAQG; encoded by the coding sequence ATGAAGCTGCTGACGGCCGAAGAGGTGCGGGAACTGGATCGGCAGACCATCGAACAGGTCGGCATTCCCGGCGCCGTGCTCATGGAGAACGCCGGCCGCCAGGCGGTGGCGCACCTGCTGCGCCGTTTCGGCTCGCTGCGCCCCGGGCCGGTGCTGGTGCTGGCCGGCAAGGGGAACAACGGCGGCGACGGCTACGTCATCGCCCGCTGCCTGCTCGATCTCGGCTGGCGGGTGCGGACCCTGGTCCTCGGCGAGCGCCAGGCGATCGGCGGCGACGCGGGCATCAACCTCGAGGTCCTGCTCAAGCTCGGCGGCGCGGTTGAGTTCGCAGCCGACGCCGCCGCCCTGGCCGAAGCCCTGCAGCGCCAGGAGCCACCGGCGCTGATCGTCGACGCCCTGCTCGGCACCGGGCTCTCCAGCCAGGTGGGGGGGCTTTACGCCCGGGCCGTCGATTGGATCAACGCCAGCGGCGCCAGGGTGCTCGCCGTGGATGTCCCCTCGGGGGTGGACGCCACCACCGGGCGCATTCTCGGCAAGGCGGTGCGGGCCGACCTGACCGTCACCTTTGCCGCCGCCAAGGTGGGGCTGGCAGTCTACCCGGCCGCCGAGCGGGTGGGGGAGCTGGCCGTGGCGGAAATCGGCATCCCCGCCGCGCTCAGCCGGGCGCTTCCCGACCGGCACCTGCTGGTGGAGGCCGGCGAAGCTGCGGCGCTGTTGCCGGCGCGGCCGGCCGCGGGGCACAAGGGGACCTTCGGGCACCTGCTGGTGGTGGCTGGCTCCACGGGCAAGTCCGGCGCGGCCGCCATGACCGCCGAAGGGGCTCTGCGGGCCGGGGCGGGCCTGGTGACGGTCGGCTGCCCGCGCTCGATCCACCCGACCCTCGAGGTCAAGCTCACCGAAGCGATGACCGCGCCCCTCGACGAGGTCGACGGCGGCCTGAGCCTGCAGGCCCAGGAGCAGGTCCGCGAGCTTTGGGCCGGCAAGCAGGTGCTGGCCATCGGGCCGGGACTCGGTCTGGCCGACGAGACCCGGGCCCTGGTGCGCCACCTGGTGCGCGAATGTCCGCTGCCGGTGGTGCTCGACGCCGACGGGCTCAACTCCCTGGAGGGAAAACCTGCTATTCTGAACCAACGCACCGCGGGGACGGCGGTGCTCACCCCCCACCCGGGGGAGATGGCGCGGCTGACCGGGCTGAGCATCGCCGAGGTCGAGGCGGACCGGCTCGGCGTCGCCCGGCGCTTCGCCACGGCCTACGGGGCCGTGCTGGTGCTCAAGGGGGCGCGTACCGTCATCGCCCTGCCCGACGGGCGGCTGCGGATCAATGCCAGCGGCAACCCGGGGCTGGCCACGGGGGGCATGGGGGATGTGCTGACCGGGCTGATCGCCGGGTTGATCGCCCAGGGAAGCCCGGCCGAAGAGGCGGCCGTGCTGGGAGTCTTCCTGCACGGGCTGGCCGCCGACCGGCTGCGGAAAACCCTTGGCGAGGCAGGCATGACCGCCTCCGACCTGCTCAGGGAGTTGCCCGCAGCCAGACGGGAATTAACTCAACAAGGAGAATGCAATGCTCAAGGCTAA
- a CDS encoding CBS domain-containing protein, with the protein MLKAKDIMTTEVYSVTLDTGLEELGRLFEEKNVNAMPVVDDQGRLQGIVTQTDLVEQDKPLHIPTVISIFDWVFYLESEKNFKDEVARITARTVGEICTREVVTCTPETPVSEVAALMVDHAAHLVPVVEEEKLVGVVARLDIIRSMGK; encoded by the coding sequence ATGCTCAAGGCTAAAGATATCATGACCACCGAGGTGTACTCGGTGACCCTGGATACCGGTCTCGAGGAGCTTGGCCGGTTGTTCGAGGAGAAAAACGTCAATGCCATGCCGGTGGTCGACGATCAGGGAAGGCTACAGGGGATCGTCACCCAGACCGACCTGGTGGAACAGGACAAGCCCCTGCACATCCCCACGGTCATCTCCATCTTCGACTGGGTTTTCTACCTGGAGAGCGAGAAGAACTTCAAGGACGAAGTCGCCCGGATCACCGCTCGCACGGTGGGCGAGATCTGCACCCGCGAAGTGGTCACCTGCACCCCGGAAACCCCGGTCAGCGAGGTTGCCGCGCTGATGGTCGATCATGCGGCGCACCTGGTCCCGGTGGTGGAGGAAGAAAAGCTGGTCGGGGTGGTGGCCCGCCTCGACATTATCCGCTCCATGGGGAAATAG